tcgggaggctgaggcaggagaattgcttgaggcaggagaattgcttgaacccttgaacccagaaggcagaggttgcagtgagccaagattgcgccactgcactccagcctgggtgacagaccaagactccgtctctacaaaaaaaaaaaaaaagactgagtggGGAGCCTAGCCTCCCACCCTTGCCAAGTTGTAATGGAGAAGGCTGAGTATGGAGCCAGGAGTTTCATCCCTATTGGGTGGTAAAGAGCCCTTCTTCATCCATGCTGTCACTGAAGACCAAGGGAAGACCTTAGACTTTCTCAACCATCCTTTAGTAATGCCCTGCTCCTTTCCCAGTGGGGTAGTGTCAGAGAATACTGGGGTAATGGAGAGTCAGGACTTTCACCACTTCCTAACAGTAAGGAGGATCCTCCTCTGACAACACCAGCACAGGCCACGTGGAGTGGAGGCAGTAACACAGTACTCTTCCCCCTCCCAGCCAGTGGAGAACTAGTAGGGAGCTGAAACTCCCATTCCCCAAGAAGTGAGGAGCCTTCCTCACCTTGGGCATCAACGGAGGCTGAGTGGTAAACTGGACTCCTACCTATACCTGAAAGTAAcaatgtgatgtcacccccactTCCTCTACTGGAGTGCTGTCACAGGAAGCCAGCTACCACAGAAGGATTAATTAAGATCTAGGTCTCATAATATAATACACAAAATGTCCGggtttcaatttaaaaaacattcataAAAAGCCAGGAAGATATTACactgaaggaaaaaagacaatCATTAGATACCAATCAAGATGACAcagatattaaaattatctgacaaagattGTTAAGCAGCCATTGTAAAAATGCCTCAATGAACAATTACAGACATGttggaacaaatgaaaaacagaacatCTCAGCAAATAaacagaagatataaagaaaaacaaaatggaaattttagaatgagaacatacaataactaaaattttaaaactgtgaaTGGACTTAGTAGCAGAATGGCAGGAGAGGGGACAGAGAATAGTATTAGTAAGTGAAAGAACAGTAGAAATTATGCAATCTGAACAATagagaatagaagaaaagaaaatagaacagtGCCTCATGGAAATACGGAACTACATTGAAAGATCTTACATTCATGTCTTTGGCATTCatgaaggagagaagaaggaggatGAGGCTAAAGTTCCCCAACTTAAAGTCATTTCTTTCTCTGCTCTTAAATGTATAAAGtcgttttactatttttttcctggCTCAGGTTATGTAATTGgtgtaaacatttaaaacaatataataaaggtaaaaaatttaaaaatgaaatggcctttcacttcttccttcctcttgggATAGCCATATTAATAATTTGTGCTGAGTGTGCAGTGGAAATTACTgattctgttgttttaaaaatgaaaattctcaacTTTTTCTGATAACTATCTAGTCTTCTgaataccatttgttgaataatttACTTATTAGAAATgcttcctttattatttattaaattcccATTTGTGATTAggtttcttcttgcttttctgcTCTCCTGATGTGTCTGACTGTTTTTTGCTAAAGACAAAATTTTACATCATTTTTCTCAAAAGGCATGATATAGAATTAGGCACATGGTTTTGCAAACTATAGTGGAAATAATGAGAATGATCGCTTCTGATTGAGCAAGAATGTACTGTTAAAGGGTCCAGTGTCATTTGAGGATGTGGCTGTGGATTTCACCCAGGAGGAGTGGCAGCAACTGGACTATGCTCAGAGGACCCTGTACAGGGATGTGATGCTGGAGATCTATAGCCACCTGGTCTCAATGGGTAAGGATGGCTCCCCTGAATAACTCAGAGTTGTCCAATCAAGTGCCTCTCCCTTATCTGATTGGGTTAGGTGGGTTCCTGACCTATAATGACTTCGTGTTCTTTCCTTTGTCTAGTGAAAGTTCTTTACTTTGCAGAGGGTCACTTGGACAGCTTATTGTGGGCTCCTGCAACTgcactttctcttctttctacaGTGTAGTCAACCCAATTCCTTTATGATTTCCTATAATAGGATATCCAGTTTCCAAACCAGATGTCATCTCCAAGGTGGAACAAGAAGAGCCATGGATCATAAAGAGATACATACCAAATTGGATCTATCCAGGTGAAAATGTGGCAGATGggagacaagagaaataaatgctcagttgctttattttatttttaactggctTATGGCTGAGGCTTAGATCTCTACCCAGATTGCTATCTCCTATTTCTTCTTGGTCCTGAGCAtgtagtaggcattcaataactaACTCATTAATAGTGAGCCATGTACAAAAAGAGGTATTTCTTTTTGGTTCACTCATCAATCATATCTTTAGTGTCTTCCTAAAAGAAATTCAAAGGCAACAGAAACAAATGCCTTTCAGGAACATAGGTTGTACAAGAAAAGGTAAGTCATCATGATTCATGGCTGTATAAAATTACATGTCAAATATAGTTATGTTTTAGGAGTTTGTGAAAATTATAGTTTGAAGAGATGTGGCAAAACTTAAGAAGGTATTTTTCAGAGCATGTAGCAGCTGCTCTGAATCATATCCTCAGTGTGGCTTAGGCAGGAGAGCAAGGGCTTGTGGGAAGAAGGACTTCTACAAATCTTTAGTTAAGAATTAACATAATTTTTCTGATGGAAATTTTCTAGGCTTACTTGACTTCAGTCAGAGATATTTATTAGGGGGTAGTGGAAT
The Symphalangus syndactylus isolate Jambi chromosome 7, NHGRI_mSymSyn1-v2.1_pri, whole genome shotgun sequence genome window above contains:
- the LOC129486149 gene encoding zinc finger protein 300-like produces the protein MAHLIDILPGSKPYNPDFSQPYLGLLCLGFHIWLAGIPKGPVSFEDVAVDFTQEEWQQLDYAQRTLYRDVMLEIYSHLVSMGYPVSKPDVISKVEQEEPWIIKRYIPNWIYPAHIQRRPEGGDRRGSTVMYKKLQLLME